Proteins encoded within one genomic window of Fusarium musae strain F31 chromosome 4, whole genome shotgun sequence:
- a CDS encoding hypothetical protein (antiSMASH:Cluster_4.2): MESLLSLAFDNLSSYDGPKVRKGLRQVEGLLAQICLSKANSRNDRAHRNRDTDDDGSEGSTPSQKDLSQLSRDPAFREFFKLQEGFEWNVAMRLISTLDRLMAKGGDGGNDLLILSALDLIQGVLLLHPPSKSLFAREQNMNLLLDLLEPFNCPAIQSATLLTLVTALIETPINTRTFESLDGLLTVTSLFKSRSTAREVKLKLVEFLYFYLMPEIPSIPRADQRDSVPAMLQRSPSKLAGAFNADPLRKRSGSDPEGDIYLTTEEKQELLSQHLSSVEDLVKDLQNCAPFGGVVC; encoded by the exons ATGGAGTCTCTTCTGTCTCTCGCCTTCGACAACCTTTCCTCGTATGACGGACCAAAAGTCCGTAAGGGCCTTCGCCAGGTCGAAGGCCTTCTAGCTCAGATCTGTCTCTCTAAAGCAAACTCTCGAAACGACCGTGCACATCGAAACCGGGATACCGATGACGATGGGAGTGAAGGATCAACACCCTCTCAAAAGGATCTTTCCCAACTTTCCCGCGACCCGGCATTTCGAGAGTTTTTCAAATTGCAGGAGGGATTCGAATGGAACGTTGCGATGCGCCTTATCAGCACTCTCGATCGACTTATGGCCAAGGGAGGTGATGGCGGAAACGACCTGTTAATTCTGAGTGCCCTCGACCTCATACAAGGAGTCTTGTTGTTACACCCTCCCAGCAAGTCTCTCTTTGCCCGAGAACAGAATATGAAC ctcctccttgaccttctcgagcCCTTTAACTGCCCTGCGATCCAATCTGCGACTCTCCTCACACTCGTCACTGCTCTAATCGAGACCCCAATCAACACCCGTACctttgagagccttgacGGCCTTCTCACTGTTACCTCTCTCTTCAAGTCGCGATCCACCGCCCGTGAGGTCAAGCTGAAGCTCGTTGAGTTCCTCTACTTCTACCTCATGCCTGAGATTCCTTCGATTCCCCGAGCCGATCAGCGCGATAGTGTTCCCGCTATGCTTCAGCGAAGTCCTAGCAAACTCGCAGGTGCCTTCAATGCCGACCCACTTCGCAAGCGTTCCGGCTCTGATCCTGAAGGTGACATCTATCTCACCACggaggagaagcaggagcTGCTTAGCCAGCATCTGAGCAGCGTAGAggatcttgtcaaagacCTCCAAAACTGCGCACCTTTTGGCGGTGTTGTCTGCTAA
- a CDS encoding hypothetical protein (EggNog:ENOG41~antiSMASH:Cluster_4.2) — translation MGRTVIAFDLYGTILSTGSIAGELAELYGQDNAQSIAALARRYQLESTWRVTSMGTYRTFSDLTRWSFRQATKEIGVELTPEQEERIMDAYNGLDTFPDVDRALEKLAEHASIDPYIFSNGTKAMMTSSLDTCPTLSRVSNIFPHEKVVSIDPLKVFKPHPRTYEFMAETAGMKSQLDRVWLVSSNPFDITGAVSFGFKSAWIDREGKGWTDTLGCSLGLQPTVIASGVDEAVQVILRQSQELE, via the exons ATGGGGCGGACAGTAATTGCATTCGACCTCTACGGTACTATTCTCTCCACCGGATCGATAGCAGGAGAGCTGGCAGAACTATACGGGCAAGATAACGCTCAGTCAATTGCCGCTCTAGCAAGGCGATATCAGCTTGAGTCAACATGGCGCGTGACCAGCATGG GCACTTATCGCACATTTAGTGACTTGACGAGATGGTCGTTTCGGCAAGCTACGAAAGagattggtgttgagctcACTCCGGAGCAGGAAGAGCGTATCATGGATGCATATAACGGCCTCGACACATTCCCAGATGTGGATAGAGCACTTGAAAAACTGGCAGAACATGCATCTATCGATCCATACATCTTCTCAAACGGAACCAAGGCCATGATGACATCGTCACTCGATACATGCCCAACTTTGTCAAGAGTGAGCAACATATTTCCCCATGAGAAAGTTGTCAGTATCGATCCTCTCAAAGTGTTCAAGCCGCATCCTCGTACGTATGAGTTCATGGCTGAGACAGCGGGGATGAAGTCTCAGCTTGATAGGGTATGGTTGGTAAGCTCAAACCCATTCGACATCACTGGTGCTGTATCTTTTGGATTCAAGAGTGCATGGATCGACCGTGAAGGCAAGGGCTGGACTGATACACTGGGATGTTCACTGGGGCTTCAGCCAACAGTGATAGCATCTGGCGTGGATGAAGCGGTGCAGGTAATCTTGCGTCAGTCGCAGGAACTTGAGTAG